The DNA window GTTCCACGCCTTGCGGTTCACTGGGTGCCTGGGAATTATCTGAACTGCCATCTGCCGGCCCCAGAAAGCGGGCAAATTCATCACCAAAAGTACGTCGAGACCAATCTTCAACCACCGCCAAACGATCAATCATGACGGAGGATTGCCACCAGGTGTCCTGGGCCAATGGGGTATAGCGTGTGAAGGCGATGCCCACAATGACAACCACCACGCCACGGAGCAAACCAAACCCCATACCCAACACCCGATCGGTAGCCGAAAGACCGGTGGCGCGAATTAAATGGCCAATAAGATTGTTAACAATGGCACCTACGATCAGCGTGCCGAAAAACAGGATGGCGAATGCAGCGACCAAGCGAACCAACGGTGTTTCGACGGATGACTCAAGTAGTGCCTGCATTTGCGGATGGAAAGTGCGGGCGATGATAAATGCACCGACCCAAGTCACCAACGACAGGGCTTCGCGAACGAACCCCCGCTTCAGACTGGTGAGCGTGGAAACAGAAATGAGGGCAATGATGACCCAGTCAATCCAGATCAGCGATTCCATGAACAACCCGGTGGAGAAAACGAAGGAGGAATTCTAACAGGAAACGCGAGCGCGCCAAACTCTCGTCTTAAGATAATTCTCTTTCTGGCGAAATTATTTTCCGCCTTTGGTCACCAGACTTTTCAGACCGAACTTTTTGTCCAGTCTGGCCTTGGCTTGATCCGCATCCTTCCGGTTCACAAAGGGGCCGCTGAAGACACGGGTTAATGTCTTGTCGCCGCTGGCAAACTGTTGCAAATGGGCACCCAAACCCATTTCAATAACATTGTCTCGCAACCGGCGAGCATTGCCCTCATTCCCGAAGCTGCCCAATTGAACAACCCAAGCCCCCTCTAGGGTACGGGTAAACTCGGCTTTTTCTTCGACTGGCTTCGCGGGCTCTTTTTCAGCATTCGAAGTCTGTTGCTTTTCAGTTGCCGCTTGGGATTTCGCAATTTCAGGTTGCTTAACCGGCGCGCTCTGCAGCGACTCGCGCTGTTCTGGTTCTGCTTTCGCCTGCGCGCTCTCGTCTTCAATAATTCGGAATCCCGGCGCTTGCACCGTATCACCGGATGCTGTTGTTACCGTGTCTGAGGACACGTCATAACCAACGGCATCACCTGTCGGCTCCTCAGGCATATCTACCTCGGGGAATGGCGGCTCTTCAGGGATAGTAATCGACGTGGATTTGCGCTGAGAATGGGGCTCATCAAAAATCATTGGCACAAAGATAACTGCCAGGGAGATCAGAACCAAAGCACCAATGATTCGCTGTTTTAATCCGTCCACCTGAAAGAACTCCCTATGCCAACCTATTTGAGTTCGATAGTAACTGTGTCAAAAACAGAACTGAAGCCATATCCGGCCAATGAACAAAGTTTAAGGCGCGCTACCTAAGAGCAACGCTCTTGCTTCAGCCACGGTAAAGAAGGATCCAAAAGCTACGACACAGTCTTCGGGCCGTGCAGCTCTGCCCTTGGCCCCCTCCAAAGCTTCAGCAATGGTGACACTGACATCTGCACTGGCTACCTCGCCAACACGGGCTTCAAGCTCTTTAACAGACAAGCCTCGGGGCACATCCAAGCCCGCCAGACACCAGTGATCAACAACTGGGTTCATAGCTAATACAACGCCCTCAATATCTTTATCGCCAAGCGCCGCGTAAACCGCAACTATTCGACCACCACGTTGCTGCTTCAATTCGTAAAGCTTAGCGGCCAGCCAACGAGCAGCGTGGGGATTGTGGCCGACATCAGCGATAACCAAAGGCTCACTGCCAAGCCGTTCGAAGCGTCCCGGCAAAGTAACCGCCTTAGCGGCTTCCTCCAACCGCTCAAGACTTGCATCCGGCAAGAGCTGAACCGCCATGACTGTCGCCGCCGCCACACTTTCAATTGGCAATGGCCCTGCCGGCAAGGCGATACGGCCCTCTGACACCACCAGATCGATGACTTCAGGTTCGTCTGAACGAGGTTCAAGGCGGTAATCACGTCCTGTCAGCCGAAAATCAACTTTCTGAGCAGCAGCCTGCTGCAACACCGAACTGGGCGGAACCGGATCCGCGCACACCGCCGGGATCCCCGGGCGCAAAATACCCGCTTTTTCAAATCCGATCACTTCCCGGTTATCACCCAGAAACCCAATATGATCAATATCGATGGAGGTAATAATCGCGTAATCGGCGTCCAGAACGTTCACTGCATCCAGCCGACCACCCAAACCGACTTCCAGCACCCAATCCTTAACACCGGCTTGATCAAGGGCCACAAACGCAGCCAAAGTTCCAAATTCGAAATAAGTCAACGAGACGCGCCCCCTCGCCTCTTCAACCGTTTCGAACGCAGACACCAAAGCCTCATCGGACACATTCGTTCCGTTGATCCGGACACGCTCGTTGTAATTCTGAAGATGGGGGGAGGTGTAAGCACCCGTGGAGCGACCCGCTGCTAATAGCTGACGCTCCAAAGTGGCTACCGTTGAGCCTTTACCATTGGTGCCGGCAACGGTAATGATTCGAGCACTAGGCTTTTTCGGGAACAGGCGGCGAAGAACCACCAGAACGCGATCAAGCCCCATATCGATTTCTGTGGGATGAATGGCTTCCAACCACTGAAGCCATTCCTTAACCGACGCACCCTCGCCAGGGCTCTTTACCGCAGTGCCGGAGTTATTCAACAGATTCATCTGCACCCGGCTTTTCTGTTATTTCAAATTCGATAGGAGCCTCGGTACCCGGCTTTTCCTGCCCCGTAAATTTCGCTAACACGTGTGCTATGCGCTCTCGCATCTGATGACGATGCAGAATCATATCGATAGCACCGTGCTCCAACAAAAACTCACTGCGTTGAAACCCTTCCGGTAGCTTCTCACGCACGGTCTGCTCGATAACCCTTGGGCCGGCGAAACCAATCAACGCATAGGGCTCCGCAATATTGAGATCACCCAACATGGCCAAACTGGCAGACACCCCACCAAACACCGGATCTGTCATCACCGATATGTAGGGAATCCCCTCTTCTTTCATACGCTCGAGAACCGCGGCCGTTTTCGCCATCTGCATCAATGACAAAATGGCTTCCTGCATACGAGCACCGCCACTGGCCGAGAAGCAAACCAACGGAATTCGGCGCTCCAGCGCAACATTCGCAGCTTGGACGAACTTTTCGCCTACAACTTGCCCCATCGAGCCGCCAAGGAAGTTAAATTCGAAGGCACAAGCAACCAGAGGCACCCCCAAGGTACTGCCGCTCATGGCAACCAAGGCATCTTTCTCGCCAGTCGCTTTTTGGGCGGCCGCCAAGCGATCTTTATAGCGTTTGGTGTCTTTAAACTTCAGGCGATCGTTCGGTTCGAGATCGGCTGCAATCTCCTCGCGCCCATCTTTATCTAAAAAGATCTCGAGGCGGCGCCGAGCGGACACACGAAGATGATGATTGCACTTTGGGCAAACATCCAGGTTCTTTTCCAGCTCTGGCTTATAGAGAAATGCGCCACATTTCGGGCATTTCTTCCAGAGCCCTTCAGGGACACCGGTACGTTGTCTCGATTCCGAGCGAATCTTGCTCGGCATTATCTTGTCCAGCCAGTTACTCATGCTTAAGTCCTGTCCTTTTGTGCCTGGATGCCTAGTTATCAGACAAGGCTATCCAGCGCTTCGCGCATCGGGTACAACAGATCGTGTAACGCTTGGTTCAATGCGTCAGAATCTGATTGATTTCGGGCTATTGTATCCACCAGTACGCTTCCCACAATTACACCATCGGATACTTTGCCAATTGCGCCTGCGGTTTCCGCATCGCGAATACCAAAACCAACACCTACAGGAAGTGCCGTTAACTCGTGGATATGAGCCACTTTTTCGGCGACTTCATCAACATTAATAGTTGCCGAGCCCGTCACGCCCTTGATAGAAACATAGTACACATAGCCAGACGAGTGCTTACTAATTGCTTTTATTCGATCATCCGTCGTAGTTGGGGCCAGCAAGAAGATCGAGTCCATATTGCGCTCGGCAAACAGCGACGCAACGTCACTAGCCTCTTCCGGCGGCAAATCAACGGTCAAAACCCCATCAATGCCTGCGTTAGCCGCTGCATCAGCAAAGACTTCATATCCCATCGCTTCCATTGGATTCAGATAGCCCATTAACACCACCGGGGTATCGGCATCGGTTTTACGAAACTCTTCAACCATACCAATCACCTGACGCAACGAGGTGTTGTGCTTCAGAGCTCGCTCACACGCCAACTGAATAACGGGGCCATCGGCCATCGGGTCCGAAAATGGAACCCCAAGCTCAACAATATCCGCGCCCGCTTTTACCAGCGTGTGCATCAGGCTGACCGTTTGCTCAGGATGAGGATCACCCGCAGTAATATAGGGGATCAGCGCTTTACGCCCCTGCTCTTTCAAGGATTTCAATACACCTTCAATACGACTCATGCCTGCTCCTGATACCTTCAGATCTCGATGCCATCCAACTGGGCGATGGTATGAATATCTTTGTCGCCGCGGCCCGATACGTTAATAACCACAACCTTATCTTTATCCATGGTCGCAGCCAGCTTCAACGCGTACGCCACCGCATGGGATGACTCCAGCGCCGGCATGATGCCTTCCACTTGGGTCAGTGTACGAAAACCCGCCAACGCCTCTTCATCAGTCACTGACACATAATGGGCTCGACCGATATCTTTCAACCACGAATGCTCTGGGCCCACGCCTGGGTAATCGAGGCCGGCACTGACAGAATGCGTTCCGGCGATCTGGCCGTTCTCATCTTCCATCAAGTATGTACGGTTGCCGTGCAACACGCCCGGACGACCAGCGCACAGAGGCGCAGCGTGGTCACCGGTCTCAATACCTAAACCGCCGGCCTCAACACCGTAAAGCGCCACCGACTCGTCGGTCAGGAACGGGTAGAACATACCGATGGCATTCGAGCCACCACCTACACATGCAACCAACGCGTCAGGAAGCTTGCCCATTTTTTCCATGGACTGCTCGCGCAATTCGCGACCGATCACGGATTGGAAGTCACGCACTAACAGCGGGTATGGATGCGGGCCAGCAACGGTACCTATGATATAGAAAGTCTCGTCTACGTTGGCGACCCAATCCCGCATCGCCTCATTCATGGCGTCTTTGAGTGTTTTGGTGCCGCTTTCGACTGCGTGGACCGTAGCGCCCAGCAACTTCATGCGATAGACGTTCAGTGATTGGCGCTGAACATCTTCAGAGCCCATAAATACGTGACACTCAAGACCCAACCGAGCACAAACCGTCGCGGTAGCTACACCATGCTGACCGGCGCCAGTTTCAGCGATAATACGTTTTTTGCCCAGGAAGCTGGCGAGCAGTGCCTGGCCAATAGTGTTGTTTACCTTATGGGCACCGGTATGATTCAGATCTTCGCGCTTCAACCAGATTTGTGCACCACCGGTTTCGCGAGTCAGACGCTCCGCGAAATAGAGCGGACTTGGCCGGCCGACATAATCCGCCAAATCTTTATCAAACTTCGCCTGAAATTCCGGGTCATCTTTCAACTGGAGATATTCTTTCTCCAGCGTCATCAATGAGTCCATCAGGGTTTCGGAAACAAACCGGCCACCGAAGGCACCAAAGTGACCTCTGGAATCCGGGAGTGCCTTCAACATTTCATCAGTCAGTTTTACGGACACTTTGCACCTCTTTGCAGAAAACAGATAATTTGGTGGCGTCTTTAATACCCTTGTTCAGCTCAACCCCGCCGCTGACGTCAACCGCCCACGGGCGAACCTCTTCGATGGCGCGGGCTACGTTAGCAGATGACAAGCCGCCGGCCAATATCAAGGGGATAGGACGTTCTTGTGGTATCAGTTGCCAATTAAAGGATTGGCCTGTTCCGCCGTATCGATCGGGATCCCAGGCATCAACCAACAACCCTACCGCTTTGTTATACGTAGAATAAGCGTCCGAGATCTGTTCTGAGCTCTGAACCCTGATTGCCTTAATCCATCGACGCCCAAACGAATCACAAAATTCGGGCGCTTCATCGCCGTGGAACTGCAGCAAGTCCAGTGGGACCGCATCCAATACAGATTTAACAAACTCTGGTGTTGGATTCACAAATAATCCCGTTGCGGTCACAAACGCCGGAATTGCC is part of the Marinobacter sp. JH2 genome and encodes:
- a CDS encoding folylpolyglutamate synthase/dihydrofolate synthase family protein is translated as MNLLNNSGTAVKSPGEGASVKEWLQWLEAIHPTEIDMGLDRVLVVLRRLFPKKPSARIITVAGTNGKGSTVATLERQLLAAGRSTGAYTSPHLQNYNERVRINGTNVSDEALVSAFETVEEARGRVSLTYFEFGTLAAFVALDQAGVKDWVLEVGLGGRLDAVNVLDADYAIITSIDIDHIGFLGDNREVIGFEKAGILRPGIPAVCADPVPPSSVLQQAAAQKVDFRLTGRDYRLEPRSDEPEVIDLVVSEGRIALPAGPLPIESVAAATVMAVQLLPDASLERLEEAAKAVTLPGRFERLGSEPLVIADVGHNPHAARWLAAKLYELKQQRGGRIVAVYAALGDKDIEGVVLAMNPVVDHWCLAGLDVPRGLSVKELEARVGEVASADVSVTIAEALEGAKGRAARPEDCVVAFGSFFTVAEARALLLGSAP
- a CDS encoding SPOR domain-containing protein gives rise to the protein MDGLKQRIIGALVLISLAVIFVPMIFDEPHSQRKSTSITIPEEPPFPEVDMPEEPTGDAVGYDVSSDTVTTASGDTVQAPGFRIIEDESAQAKAEPEQRESLQSAPVKQPEIAKSQAATEKQQTSNAEKEPAKPVEEKAEFTRTLEGAWVVQLGSFGNEGNARRLRDNVIEMGLGAHLQQFASGDKTLTRVFSGPFVNRKDADQAKARLDKKFGLKSLVTKGGK
- a CDS encoding phosphoribosylanthranilate isomerase; amino-acid sequence: MTTRIKICGLTRVEDVKAAVASGADAIGLVFYDRSPRAVSVEKAKELAAAIPAFVTATGLFVNPTPEFVKSVLDAVPLDLLQFHGDEAPEFCDSFGRRWIKAIRVQSSEQISDAYSTYNKAVGLLVDAWDPDRYGGTGQSFNWQLIPQERPIPLILAGGLSSANVARAIEEVRPWAVDVSGGVELNKGIKDATKLSVFCKEVQSVRKTD
- the accD gene encoding acetyl-CoA carboxylase, carboxyltransferase subunit beta is translated as MSNWLDKIMPSKIRSESRQRTGVPEGLWKKCPKCGAFLYKPELEKNLDVCPKCNHHLRVSARRRLEIFLDKDGREEIAADLEPNDRLKFKDTKRYKDRLAAAQKATGEKDALVAMSGSTLGVPLVACAFEFNFLGGSMGQVVGEKFVQAANVALERRIPLVCFSASGGARMQEAILSLMQMAKTAAVLERMKEEGIPYISVMTDPVFGGVSASLAMLGDLNIAEPYALIGFAGPRVIEQTVREKLPEGFQRSEFLLEHGAIDMILHRHQMRERIAHVLAKFTGQEKPGTEAPIEFEITEKPGADESVE
- a CDS encoding CvpA family protein — translated: MESLIWIDWVIIALISVSTLTSLKRGFVREALSLVTWVGAFIIARTFHPQMQALLESSVETPLVRLVAAFAILFFGTLIVGAIVNNLIGHLIRATGLSATDRVLGMGFGLLRGVVVVIVGIAFTRYTPLAQDTWWQSSVMIDRLAVVEDWSRRTFGDEFARFLGPADGSSDNSQAPSEPQGVEPTSASR
- the trpB gene encoding tryptophan synthase subunit beta yields the protein MLKALPDSRGHFGAFGGRFVSETLMDSLMTLEKEYLQLKDDPEFQAKFDKDLADYVGRPSPLYFAERLTRETGGAQIWLKREDLNHTGAHKVNNTIGQALLASFLGKKRIIAETGAGQHGVATATVCARLGLECHVFMGSEDVQRQSLNVYRMKLLGATVHAVESGTKTLKDAMNEAMRDWVANVDETFYIIGTVAGPHPYPLLVRDFQSVIGRELREQSMEKMGKLPDALVACVGGGSNAIGMFYPFLTDESVALYGVEAGGLGIETGDHAAPLCAGRPGVLHGNRTYLMEDENGQIAGTHSVSAGLDYPGVGPEHSWLKDIGRAHYVSVTDEEALAGFRTLTQVEGIMPALESSHAVAYALKLAATMDKDKVVVINVSGRGDKDIHTIAQLDGIEI
- the trpA gene encoding tryptophan synthase subunit alpha translates to MSRIEGVLKSLKEQGRKALIPYITAGDPHPEQTVSLMHTLVKAGADIVELGVPFSDPMADGPVIQLACERALKHNTSLRQVIGMVEEFRKTDADTPVVLMGYLNPMEAMGYEVFADAAANAGIDGVLTVDLPPEEASDVASLFAERNMDSIFLLAPTTTDDRIKAISKHSSGYVYYVSIKGVTGSATINVDEVAEKVAHIHELTALPVGVGFGIRDAETAGAIGKVSDGVIVGSVLVDTIARNQSDSDALNQALHDLLYPMREALDSLV